Proteins encoded together in one Micromonospora auratinigra window:
- a CDS encoding bifunctional adenosylcobinamide kinase/adenosylcobinamide-phosphate guanylyltransferase, which produces MSVDGWNTLLVLGGIRSGKSEFAESLVADAPTVRYVATAPEGDPEDTEWAQRLAAHRARRPGSWTTEETAADPRRLADVIAGAEPNETVLVDDLGGWVSVLLDPAHQPADDTATVAELAEAVRASAARLVLVSPEVGLSLVPTTPLGRAFTDALGATNRAVADACDAVVLVVAGQPAWLKPAGPPAHAPVPTQAVPGQAVPAPGGPEQTGPVPAGPDGTAAHHGTVPEESLPEVLTPAAPAAPAPAPATPGNAWAAPTMALPMIATGLVIQPGMELPMPDDYAGPQAVDRLATLDIPGAGLGVLERVVGFAAATQGTATPTPWNSVRVLLLHGDHAGGASAGVTPGESARRAGQARTGRGALARLAAESGAGLQVVEAPASAPIEDGPALTAEQVESALRYGWRLAEQAADAGVQLLVLAACGAGTEAAAAAVLAATAGAEPPAVLGRVVTEQGEYDDAAWMVRCAAVRDALHRTRRSPRDAKDILAELGGGDIATATGVLLGATARRIPVLLDGPVGVAAGMVSRDLAGQARHWCLLPDHGGQPAVRLAADVLGLTPLVDLRLDLGEGTTALATLPLLRSVLALAAGLPVHPSLGGDEPDDADFAEPEPAGPGPTSTEGEPDFTEPQPAGPGPTTTGPVAPGWRAD; this is translated from the coding sequence ATGTCCGTTGACGGGTGGAACACGCTCCTGGTGCTCGGCGGTATCCGGTCCGGCAAGTCCGAGTTCGCGGAATCGCTGGTCGCCGACGCGCCCACGGTCCGGTACGTGGCCACCGCGCCGGAGGGCGACCCGGAGGACACCGAGTGGGCGCAGCGGCTGGCGGCGCACCGGGCCCGCCGGCCGGGTAGCTGGACCACCGAGGAGACCGCGGCGGACCCCCGCCGGCTCGCCGACGTGATCGCCGGCGCGGAACCGAACGAGACGGTGCTCGTCGACGACCTGGGCGGCTGGGTGAGCGTGCTGCTCGACCCGGCCCACCAGCCGGCCGACGACACCGCCACCGTCGCGGAACTGGCCGAGGCGGTCCGGGCCAGCGCGGCGCGGCTGGTGCTGGTCAGTCCCGAGGTGGGGCTCTCCCTGGTGCCGACCACCCCGCTGGGCCGGGCCTTCACCGACGCGCTGGGCGCGACCAACCGCGCGGTCGCCGACGCCTGCGACGCGGTGGTGCTCGTGGTGGCCGGCCAGCCCGCGTGGCTGAAGCCGGCCGGCCCGCCCGCCCACGCTCCCGTGCCGACGCAGGCCGTCCCCGGGCAGGCCGTGCCCGCACCCGGCGGACCGGAGCAGACCGGGCCGGTTCCGGCCGGGCCGGACGGCACGGCGGCGCACCACGGCACCGTGCCGGAGGAGAGCCTGCCCGAGGTGCTGACCCCGGCCGCGCCGGCCGCACCCGCCCCCGCGCCGGCCACGCCGGGGAATGCCTGGGCCGCGCCGACCATGGCGCTGCCGATGATCGCCACCGGCCTGGTGATCCAGCCGGGCATGGAACTGCCGATGCCCGACGACTACGCGGGCCCGCAGGCGGTCGACCGGCTCGCCACCCTCGACATCCCGGGCGCCGGTCTGGGCGTGCTGGAACGGGTGGTCGGCTTCGCCGCCGCCACCCAGGGCACCGCGACCCCGACGCCGTGGAACTCGGTGCGGGTGCTGCTGCTGCACGGCGACCACGCCGGCGGCGCCTCGGCCGGCGTGACGCCCGGCGAGTCGGCCCGCCGGGCGGGGCAGGCCCGGACCGGCCGGGGCGCCCTGGCCCGGCTGGCCGCCGAGAGCGGCGCCGGCCTCCAGGTGGTCGAGGCACCCGCCTCGGCCCCCATCGAGGACGGGCCGGCGCTCACCGCCGAGCAGGTCGAGTCGGCCCTGCGCTACGGCTGGCGGCTCGCCGAGCAGGCCGCCGACGCGGGCGTACAGCTGCTGGTGCTCGCGGCCTGCGGGGCCGGCACCGAGGCGGCCGCCGCGGCGGTGCTGGCCGCCACGGCCGGCGCGGAACCCCCGGCGGTGCTGGGCCGGGTGGTGACCGAGCAGGGCGAGTACGACGACGCGGCCTGGATGGTCCGCTGCGCGGCGGTCCGGGACGCGCTGCACCGCACCCGCCGCTCGCCCCGCGACGCCAAGGACATCCTGGCCGAGCTGGGCGGCGGGGACATCGCCACCGCGACCGGCGTGCTGCTGGGAGCGACCGCCCGGCGGATCCCGGTGCTGCTGGACGGCCCGGTCGGGGTCGCCGCCGGCATGGTCAGCCGGGACCTGGCCGGGCAGGCCCGGCACTGGTGCCTGCTGCCCGACCACGGCGGCCAGCCGGCGGTGCGACTCGCCGCCGACGTGCTGGGCCTGACCCCGCTGGTGGACCTGCGACTCGACCTGGGCGAGGGCACGACCGCGCTGGCCACCCTGCCGCTGCTGCGCTCGGTGCTGGCGCTCGCCGCCGGGCTGCCGGTGCACCCGTCGCTGGGCGGCGACGAACCGGACGACGCGGACTTCGCCGAGCCGGAGCCGGCCGGGCCGGGGCCGACCAGCACCGAAGGAGAGCCGGACTTCACCGAGCCGCAGCCGGCCGGGCCCGGGCCGACCACCACCGGACCGGTCGCCCCGGGTTGGCGTGCCGACTGA
- a CDS encoding NUDIX domain-containing protein: MTPGRDFVGVGVGAIVLDDRGSLLLARRGPAARNEVGTWEFPGGMVDFGERLADAVRREFREEYGIEVAVTGLLGVFDHLLPAEHQHWISVTYLARHVSGVPRPLEPAKCTAVDWFPPTALPAPLSAITQQNLATYLAGRPAPGREG; the protein is encoded by the coding sequence ATGACCCCGGGTCGCGACTTCGTCGGCGTCGGGGTGGGCGCGATCGTCCTCGACGACCGGGGCAGCCTGCTGCTGGCCCGGCGGGGACCGGCGGCCCGCAACGAGGTCGGCACCTGGGAGTTCCCCGGTGGGATGGTCGACTTCGGCGAGCGGCTCGCCGACGCGGTCCGCCGGGAGTTCCGCGAGGAGTACGGGATCGAGGTGGCGGTCACCGGCCTGCTCGGCGTCTTCGACCACCTGCTGCCGGCCGAGCACCAGCACTGGATCTCGGTCACCTACCTGGCCCGGCACGTCTCCGGCGTACCGCGCCCGCTGGAGCCGGCGAAGTGCACGGCCGTCGACTGGTTCCCCCCGACCGCCCTGCCCGCCCCCCTCTCGGCGATCACCCAGCAGAACCTGGCCACCTACCTGGCGGGGCGCCCCGCCCCCGGCCGGGAGGGTTGA
- a CDS encoding DUF2314 domain-containing protein encodes MLITDDFLPVPVPESLDATYLVPLVGLPKVSPKTAVEALAGRLAEPVHGLAKQMLDSPLMSVDTRPISEFPELPPDLLTAFGATEAQLARLAAATHLVVVQAEYRPGWPPAHEWAARAVAAAVAETVDGDVVDVFGLQFLDPATALRSLPDAHGRIRLVDWVLVPYSSDADGLWFTTKGLRRFGLLELQTQGVPDHLTRAWGAVMTGAARRLLRDWTDGLAGEEVPAFVQLPMLATVTGHDIAVAYGNPEQHGATAPVLLALELDPATDPDADSFLTLRPPPGHPGPPGRYFAAACATLFDGIQPDVRYARAGDAMSRAIATARSGLGDVRARFLAGTLPPETQLVVKYGLPGDDGPEFVWAGVTSWENPERIVGASASDAATDPAVRIGAPVVVAATDVVDWAVLDGTGVIEGGWTQAVLDAGERPGVD; translated from the coding sequence ATGCTCATCACGGACGACTTCCTGCCCGTACCGGTCCCGGAGTCGCTCGACGCGACCTATCTGGTGCCGCTCGTCGGGTTGCCTAAGGTCAGCCCGAAGACCGCGGTCGAGGCGCTCGCGGGCCGGCTCGCCGAGCCGGTGCACGGGCTGGCGAAGCAGATGCTGGACAGCCCGCTGATGAGCGTGGACACCCGGCCGATCAGCGAGTTCCCCGAGCTGCCGCCGGACCTGCTCACCGCGTTCGGCGCCACCGAGGCCCAGCTGGCCCGGCTGGCCGCGGCCACCCATCTGGTGGTGGTGCAGGCCGAGTACCGGCCGGGCTGGCCGCCGGCGCACGAGTGGGCCGCCCGGGCGGTCGCCGCGGCGGTCGCCGAGACCGTCGACGGGGACGTGGTGGACGTCTTCGGGCTGCAGTTCCTCGACCCGGCCACCGCGCTGCGCTCGCTGCCTGACGCCCACGGCCGGATCCGGCTGGTCGACTGGGTGCTGGTGCCGTACTCGTCGGACGCCGACGGGCTCTGGTTCACCACCAAGGGGCTGCGCCGGTTCGGCCTGCTGGAGCTGCAGACCCAGGGCGTGCCGGACCACCTCACCCGGGCCTGGGGCGCGGTGATGACCGGCGCCGCCCGGCGGCTGCTGCGGGACTGGACCGACGGGCTGGCCGGCGAGGAGGTGCCGGCGTTCGTGCAGCTGCCGATGCTGGCCACGGTCACCGGGCACGACATCGCGGTGGCGTACGGCAATCCGGAGCAGCACGGCGCGACCGCGCCGGTGCTGCTGGCGCTGGAGCTGGACCCGGCGACCGACCCGGACGCCGACTCGTTCCTCACCCTGCGCCCGCCACCCGGGCACCCGGGCCCGCCCGGCCGCTACTTCGCCGCCGCCTGCGCCACCCTGTTCGACGGCATCCAGCCGGACGTCCGGTACGCCCGCGCGGGCGACGCGATGAGCCGGGCGATCGCCACCGCCCGCTCCGGGCTCGGTGACGTGCGGGCCCGGTTCCTCGCCGGCACGCTCCCGCCGGAGACGCAGCTCGTGGTCAAGTACGGGCTGCCCGGCGACGACGGTCCCGAGTTCGTCTGGGCCGGGGTGACCTCCTGGGAGAACCCGGAGCGGATCGTGGGCGCCAGCGCCAGCGACGCCGCCACCGACCCGGCGGTGCGGATCGGCGCCCCGGTGGTGGTGGCGGCGACCGACGTCGTCGACTGGGCGGTGCTCGACGGGACCGGGGTGATCGAGGGCGGCTGGACCCAGGCGGTGCTGGACGCCGGTGAGCGGCCGGGCGTCGACTGA
- the lpdA gene encoding dihydrolipoyl dehydrogenase, with protein MSEPNDTTFDIVILGGGSGGYATALRAVQLGLTVALIEKGKLGGTCLHNGCIPTKALLHAAEIADQTRESEQFGVKAELVGIDMAAVNSYKDGVIGRLYKGLQGMLKSNKAITIVEGHGKLVAPDTVEVDGKRYTGRNIVLASGSYAKSLPGLEVDGERIITSDHALVLDRVPSSVIVLGGGVIGVEFASVWKSFGVDVTIVEALPRLVAAEDEESSKALERAFRKRKINFKVGKPFEKVEKTDNGVKLTIQGGDVVEAELLLVAVGRGPNTADLGYEQQGVKMDRGYVLTDERLRTSVPNVYAVGDIVPGLQLAHRGFQQGIFVAEEIAGQNPAVIDEAGIPRVTYCDPELASVGLTEAKAKEQYGADKIKTYNYNLGGNGKSQILKTAGHVKLVRVEDGPVVGVHMVGARVGELIGEAQLIYNWEAYPAEVAQLVHAHPTQNEALGEAHLALAGKPLHAHA; from the coding sequence GTGAGCGAGCCGAACGACACGACCTTCGACATCGTCATCCTCGGAGGTGGTAGCGGCGGTTACGCGACCGCGTTGCGCGCCGTCCAGCTGGGCCTGACCGTCGCCCTGATCGAGAAGGGCAAGCTCGGCGGCACCTGCCTGCACAACGGCTGCATCCCCACCAAGGCGCTGCTGCACGCCGCCGAGATCGCCGACCAGACCCGCGAGTCCGAGCAGTTCGGCGTCAAGGCCGAGCTGGTCGGCATCGACATGGCGGCCGTCAACTCGTACAAGGACGGCGTGATCGGCCGGCTGTACAAGGGCCTCCAGGGGATGCTCAAGAGCAACAAGGCGATCACCATCGTCGAGGGGCACGGCAAGCTGGTCGCCCCGGACACCGTCGAGGTGGACGGCAAGCGTTACACCGGCCGCAACATCGTGCTGGCCTCCGGCTCGTACGCGAAGAGCCTGCCCGGCCTGGAGGTCGACGGCGAGCGGATCATCACCAGCGACCACGCCCTGGTCCTGGACCGGGTCCCGTCCTCGGTGATCGTGCTCGGCGGCGGCGTGATCGGCGTCGAGTTCGCCAGCGTGTGGAAGTCCTTCGGGGTGGACGTGACCATCGTCGAGGCGCTGCCCCGGCTGGTCGCCGCCGAGGACGAGGAGTCGTCGAAGGCGCTGGAGCGGGCCTTCCGCAAGCGGAAGATCAACTTCAAGGTCGGCAAGCCGTTCGAGAAGGTCGAGAAGACCGACAACGGCGTCAAGCTGACCATCCAGGGCGGCGACGTGGTCGAGGCCGAGCTGCTGCTGGTCGCGGTCGGCCGGGGCCCGAACACCGCTGACCTCGGGTACGAGCAGCAGGGCGTCAAGATGGACCGCGGCTACGTGCTGACCGACGAGCGGCTGCGCACCAGCGTGCCGAACGTCTACGCGGTCGGCGACATCGTGCCCGGCCTCCAGCTCGCGCACCGCGGCTTCCAGCAGGGCATCTTCGTCGCCGAGGAGATCGCCGGCCAGAACCCGGCCGTGATCGACGAGGCCGGCATCCCGCGGGTCACCTACTGCGACCCGGAGCTGGCGTCGGTCGGCCTGACCGAGGCCAAGGCCAAGGAGCAGTACGGCGCCGACAAGATCAAGACCTACAACTACAACCTGGGTGGCAACGGCAAGAGCCAGATCCTCAAGACCGCCGGCCACGTGAAGCTGGTCCGGGTCGAGGACGGCCCGGTGGTCGGCGTGCACATGGTCGGCGCCCGGGTCGGCGAACTGATCGGCGAGGCGCAGCTCATCTACAACTGGGAGGCGTACCCGGCCGAGGTGGCGCAGCTCGTGCACGCCCACCCGACGCAGAACGAGGCCCTGGGCGAGGCGCACCTGGCCCTGGCCGGCAAGCCGCTGCACGCGCACGCCTGA
- a CDS encoding leucyl aminopeptidase: MTSPRTTLSLVDTDPAELAVDAIVIGVHSQTGEPEAGAPAAALLLASGAESIAAAFDGKLTETLALLGATGGPGEVIKLATLGTVTAPVVAAVGLGPEPTGAAPAPETLRRAAGAAVRALAGAPRVALALPLPDDADAPAALRAVAEGALLGGYRFAGYKTKPQPARREPVGEVLIAVPDAADATAGAEVTRAQAVAGAVRTSRDWVNTAPNELRPPSFADAVATAAREAGLGVEVLDEEALRAGGYGGIIAVGQGSEAPPRLVKLTYTPEGGGNGKRVALVGKGITFDTGGISIKPAQGMWEMKSDMAGAAAVGAAMLAVAALKPAVAVTGYLPMAENMPSGTSYRPGDVITMYSGKRVEVLNTDAEGRMILADAIARACEDGADYLFETSTLTGGQVIALGKKIAGVMGSPELCERVKVAGEATGEPAWPMPLPDDVRKGMDSEVADISQVNAVMDRAGHMLQGGVFLREFVSPDVSWAHIDIAGPGYHSGEPTGYWTKGGTGVPVRTLLHLVDDIAANG, encoded by the coding sequence GTGACATCGCCCCGCACCACCCTCAGCCTGGTCGACACCGACCCCGCCGAGCTCGCCGTCGACGCGATCGTGATCGGCGTGCACAGCCAGACCGGCGAGCCGGAGGCCGGCGCACCGGCCGCCGCCCTGCTGCTGGCGAGCGGCGCCGAGAGCATCGCCGCCGCGTTCGACGGAAAGCTGACCGAGACGCTGGCCCTGCTCGGCGCGACCGGCGGCCCCGGTGAGGTGATCAAGCTGGCCACCCTGGGCACGGTCACCGCCCCGGTGGTCGCTGCCGTCGGGCTCGGCCCCGAGCCGACCGGCGCCGCCCCGGCCCCGGAGACCCTGCGCCGGGCGGCCGGTGCCGCGGTCCGGGCCCTGGCCGGCGCGCCGCGCGTCGCGCTCGCCCTGCCGCTGCCGGACGACGCCGACGCCCCGGCCGCGCTGCGGGCGGTCGCCGAGGGCGCGCTGCTGGGCGGCTACCGGTTCGCCGGCTACAAGACCAAGCCGCAGCCGGCCCGGCGGGAGCCGGTCGGCGAGGTGCTGATCGCGGTCCCGGACGCCGCGGACGCGACCGCCGGGGCCGAGGTCACCCGGGCCCAGGCGGTGGCCGGCGCGGTGCGGACCAGCCGGGACTGGGTCAACACCGCCCCCAACGAGCTGCGCCCGCCGTCGTTCGCCGACGCGGTGGCGACCGCCGCCCGGGAGGCCGGGCTCGGCGTCGAGGTGCTCGACGAGGAGGCGCTGCGCGCCGGCGGGTACGGCGGCATCATCGCCGTCGGCCAGGGTTCGGAGGCCCCGCCGCGCCTGGTCAAGCTGACGTACACCCCCGAGGGTGGCGGCAACGGCAAGCGGGTCGCGCTGGTCGGCAAGGGCATCACCTTCGACACCGGCGGCATCTCGATCAAGCCGGCCCAGGGCATGTGGGAGATGAAGTCGGACATGGCCGGCGCGGCGGCGGTCGGCGCGGCCATGCTGGCGGTGGCGGCGCTCAAGCCCGCCGTCGCGGTCACCGGCTACCTGCCGATGGCGGAGAACATGCCGTCGGGCACCAGCTACCGGCCGGGCGACGTGATCACCATGTACAGCGGCAAGCGGGTGGAGGTGCTCAACACCGACGCCGAGGGCCGGATGATCCTGGCCGACGCCATCGCCCGGGCCTGCGAGGACGGCGCGGACTACCTGTTCGAGACCTCGACGCTGACCGGCGGTCAGGTGATCGCGCTGGGCAAGAAGATCGCCGGCGTGATGGGCAGCCCGGAGCTGTGCGAGCGGGTGAAGGTGGCCGGCGAGGCGACCGGCGAGCCGGCCTGGCCGATGCCGCTGCCGGACGACGTCCGCAAGGGCATGGACTCCGAGGTGGCCGACATCTCCCAGGTCAACGCGGTGATGGACCGGGCCGGGCACATGCTCCAGGGCGGCGTCTTCCTGCGCGAGTTCGTCTCCCCGGACGTCTCCTGGGCGCACATCGACATCGCCGGCCCCGGCTACCACTCGGGTGAGCCGACCGGCTACTGGACCAAGGGCGGCACCGGCGTGCCCGTGCGTACCCTCCTGCACCTGGTCGACGACATCGCCGCCAACGGCTGA
- the cobS gene encoding adenosylcobinamide-GDP ribazoletransferase: MPTESRLGAGIRLAVTTFTTLPVRAGRIDRAVAGVAMTLAPAVGALLGALLGGVLLLTATLAPAPVAAVVTVGVGALLTRGLHLDGLADTVDALGSYRRGAAALEIMKKPDVGPFGVVALVVVLLLQAAVLAELAGRSRPAALAAVVAATAAGRLGVGLACRRGVPAARPDGLGALVAGTVPPVALVVGTAAVALLAVPAVAGRPWQGPLAVLAALTVAVGLLRHVVRRLGGVTGDVLGATVEIVTTLAYLGLVLSG; encoded by the coding sequence GTGCCGACTGAGTCGCGCCTCGGCGCCGGGATCCGGCTGGCGGTCACCACCTTCACCACGCTGCCGGTGCGCGCCGGCCGGATCGACCGGGCGGTGGCCGGCGTCGCGATGACGCTCGCGCCCGCGGTCGGGGCACTGCTCGGCGCCCTGCTGGGCGGGGTCCTGCTGCTGACCGCCACGCTCGCGCCCGCGCCGGTCGCGGCGGTGGTCACGGTGGGGGTGGGCGCGCTGCTCACCAGGGGGCTGCACCTCGACGGGCTGGCCGACACCGTGGACGCGCTCGGCTCGTACCGGCGGGGCGCGGCGGCGCTGGAGATCATGAAGAAGCCGGACGTCGGCCCGTTCGGCGTGGTCGCGCTGGTGGTCGTACTCCTGCTCCAGGCGGCGGTGCTCGCGGAGCTGGCCGGGCGGTCCCGGCCGGCCGCGCTCGCGGCGGTGGTCGCGGCGACGGCGGCCGGCCGGCTCGGCGTCGGCCTGGCCTGCCGCCGAGGTGTCCCGGCCGCCCGCCCGGACGGGCTCGGCGCGCTGGTCGCGGGCACGGTCCCACCGGTCGCGCTGGTCGTCGGCACGGCCGCCGTCGCGCTGCTGGCGGTGCCCGCCGTGGCGGGCCGCCCGTGGCAGGGCCCGCTCGCCGTGCTGGCCGCCCTCACCGTCGCGGTGGGGCTCCTGAGACACGTGGTACGCCGGCTCGGCGGGGTCACCGGCGACGTGCTCGGGGCCACCGTGGAGATCGTCACCACGCTGGCCTACCTGGGACTGGTGCTGTCCGGCTGA
- the gcvT gene encoding glycine cleavage system aminomethyltransferase GcvT, translating into MTEVTSAAAATRLRRSPLHERHTALGAKFAPFGGWEMPLEYAGGGVLKEHTAVRTGVGVFDVSHLGKARIAGPGAADFVDACLSNDLGRIAPGQAQYTLCCDDATGGVVDDIIAYLHADDHVFLIPNAANTAEVVRRLRAAAPDGVRITDEHEAYAVLAVQGPRSAELLGALGLPTGHDYMSFSTATLDGVPLTVCRTGYTGELGYELVVPAEHATAVWDALFAAGEAYELRACGLAARDTLRTEMGYPLHGQDLSLEITPVQARSGWAVGWGKPAFWGRYALLAEKAAGPARTLRGLAAVDRAIPRPGMVVYAGDREVGVVTSGTFSPTLKQGIALALIATDPTIADGDLVEVDIRGRRARMRLTRPPFVQPSVR; encoded by the coding sequence ATGACCGAGGTGACCTCCGCCGCCGCCGCGACCCGGCTGCGCCGTTCCCCCCTGCACGAGCGGCACACCGCGCTCGGCGCCAAGTTCGCCCCGTTCGGGGGCTGGGAGATGCCGCTGGAGTACGCCGGCGGCGGCGTGCTCAAGGAGCACACGGCGGTGCGTACCGGGGTGGGCGTCTTCGACGTCTCGCACCTGGGCAAGGCCCGGATCGCCGGCCCGGGCGCGGCGGACTTCGTCGACGCCTGCCTCAGCAACGACCTCGGCCGGATCGCCCCCGGCCAGGCGCAGTACACCCTCTGCTGCGACGACGCCACCGGCGGGGTGGTCGACGACATCATCGCCTACCTGCACGCCGACGACCACGTCTTCCTGATCCCCAACGCGGCGAACACCGCCGAGGTGGTCCGCCGGCTGCGCGCCGCCGCGCCGGACGGGGTGCGGATCACCGACGAGCACGAGGCGTACGCGGTGCTGGCGGTGCAGGGTCCGCGCTCGGCGGAACTGCTCGGCGCGCTGGGCCTGCCCACCGGGCACGACTACATGAGCTTCTCCACCGCCACCCTCGACGGGGTGCCGCTGACCGTCTGCCGCACCGGCTACACCGGCGAGCTGGGCTACGAGCTGGTCGTCCCGGCCGAGCACGCCACCGCCGTCTGGGACGCCCTCTTCGCCGCCGGCGAGGCGTACGAGCTGCGGGCCTGCGGGCTGGCCGCGCGGGACACCCTGCGCACCGAGATGGGGTACCCGCTGCACGGGCAGGACCTCTCGCTGGAGATCACTCCGGTGCAGGCCCGCTCCGGCTGGGCGGTGGGCTGGGGCAAGCCGGCCTTCTGGGGCCGGTACGCGCTGCTCGCCGAGAAGGCCGCCGGCCCCGCCCGTACGCTGCGCGGCCTGGCGGCCGTGGACCGGGCCATCCCGCGCCCCGGCATGGTGGTGTACGCCGGTGACCGTGAGGTCGGCGTGGTGACCAGCGGCACGTTCAGCCCGACCTTGAAGCAGGGCATCGCGCTGGCCCTGATCGCCACCGACCCGACGATCGCCGACGGCGACCTGGTGGAGGTCGACATCCGCGGCCGCCGCGCCCGGATGCGCCTCACCCGTCCCCCCTTCGTCCAACCCTCCGTCCGCTGA